The Actinopolymorpha sp. NPDC004070 region CGATGGCGGGAGCTATCCCGAGCAGCCGTCTGGTCACGATTCCGGTCGGGCACCGGGTGCACAGCACCGCCCCGGACGCGTTCTGGGCGGCGGTGCTGCCGTTTCTGAACGGACCGGACCCGGCGGCGGGGCCGGCCTCCTCGTCATCGGAGGGCCGACGGTCCTGAACCTGGCCGGGAGGCATCTCTTACTCGGCACGTGTTCCGGAGAAGGGGAAGGTACCGCCGCCGGAGATCGTCACCGACCCCGTGAACGTGTCGCCGTCGACCGAGCCGGTCACCACGAGGTCGAACTTCGCCGGCTCGGTCATCTCGGCCGTGAACTCCAGGTGGCCCTCGCTGTCGACCGTGCCCGACACGATCGGGGCGGTCACCTCCAGCACCGTGTCGAACATCGTCCCGGACACCGCGGCCCCCGACGTCTTCAGATCCAGGTCGATCTGCTTGCTGCCCGCCGGGTGGACGAACGTGATGCTCCATCGGCCGTCCGCACCGACCTTGCCGCTGGCCGGCCGGTCGGTGAGGACAGGTGCGTCGGGAGCCTGAGGCGGCAGCACCCGCTCACCCAGCGACGGCTGGCCGGGCTTCACGGGAACGCCGGCGGAGTTCAGGAAGCCGGCCATCATGCGGTAGTACCCCGCGAGGAAGAGCACCTCGAGAATCTCGGCGTCGTCACGTGCCGCGCTCAGCGCCGACCAGGTGGCGTCGGAGACGTACGCGTCCGCGCACAGTTCATCCGTCGCCCGGAGCACCGCGTCGTCCTCAGGTGCCCAGGTGGCGGCGGGATCGGAAAGCGCGTTGATCTCGTCCGCGGTGGCACCGGCACCGAGCGCGGCAGGTACGTGGTTGGCCCATTCGTACGGCGCTTCGCACTGCAGTGCCACCCGGAGGATCGCGAGTTCGCGGATGCGTGGGTGCAGTTTGCCCTGACTGAGCAGATAGCCGCCGAGGGCGGAGGACGCCTTCGTCAACTCCGGGTTGCGTGCGAGCACCTGGATGACGGTGTCGGCGCCGAGCTTCGCCAGCTTGCGTTGTTCGGGCTCCAGCTCCTCGATCGGAACCGGCCGGATCCGAGGGGTGGGGGCGTGCGGCATGACGGATCTCCTTGCATGCTTAGGATTTCTCGTGACGTTCGATGGTGTCGAGAGCCTTCTTGGCATCGTCCTTGTTGAGCAGAGGGCGGGAGTAGAGGTCGATCAGGGCACGCGCCACGAGGTTGTCGCCTTCCGGACTCATGACGTCGACCCCGATCGCGCGGGAGACGTGCTCCTGCAGCACCGTGAGGGAGAGCGCCATCGCGGTGTGCACCGCGGCGCGAACCCTGGGACTGGCGCTCGGTGGGTCCGTCTGGGCCTGGTCCAGGTCGGCGTGCCACTGCGTACCGAGGTCGACCATCTCGTCGAACACCGGCGCGGCGCCGCCCTCGACGAGAGCGCGTGCGAGGTACGCCTGATAGTGGGCACCCGCGACCCGTGCCGCGGCGAC contains the following coding sequences:
- a CDS encoding helix-turn-helix domain-containing protein, coding for MPPVDPDPDDLTARARIRDAAMEHFGNYGFERATIRGIAETAGVSLGLVRHHFGSKQALREACDAHLAQVIHRLSDQVRSGAEPEGGSYVAAARVAGAHYQAYLARALVEGGAAPVFDEMVDLGTQWHADLDQAQTDPPSASPRVRAAVHTAMALSLTVLQEHVSRAIGVDVMSPEGDNLVARALIDLYSRPLLNKDDAKKALDTIERHEKS
- a CDS encoding carboxymuconolactone decarboxylase family protein, with product MPHAPTPRIRPVPIEELEPEQRKLAKLGADTVIQVLARNPELTKASSALGGYLLSQGKLHPRIRELAILRVALQCEAPYEWANHVPAALGAGATADEINALSDPAATWAPEDDAVLRATDELCADAYVSDATWSALSAARDDAEILEVLFLAGYYRMMAGFLNSAGVPVKPGQPSLGERVLPPQAPDAPVLTDRPASGKVGADGRWSITFVHPAGSKQIDLDLKTSGAAVSGTMFDTVLEVTAPIVSGTVDSEGHLEFTAEMTEPAKFDLVVTGSVDGDTFTGSVTISGGGTFPFSGTRAE